AGGGGAGACCGGCGGGGGGGCCAACGTTTTGTCATCACCATGGGAAATGAGGCAGGACCCTGCGGAGGCTTGGCCTGCCGCTCCTGAGCAGCAGGGGGTGGGTTACGCCCctctcccgcccctccccctttcccgaTACGGCAGCAGCTACCTCACCGAATTTGCCCGGGGCGACCAGGGGGCCCAACTGCACGACAGCGTCAGCGCGACCCAGCGGGATGGCTGCTCAGGTGATGGGGCAGaacaggaaggggcggggtatgaacaggaaggggcggggcacaTAGTCTCACATCAGCTCCTGCACGGGTGGAGCTGCGTGCCTGGGGAGCCGGTGCGTGCGTTGCCTAGCGACAGCCGCCAGGGGCAGCAGGAAGTTTCGACGTTCCAGTGCGGCCAGTGTGGGCGGGTCCTGAGCTCGGCCGTGGCGCTGGAGGCCCACCGGAGCGTCCACACGGGCGAGAGGCCGTACCCCTGCCCCCAGTGCGCCAAAGCCTTCCCCAGCCTGCGCGGGCTGACCCGCCACAGCCACGTCCACTCCTCCGAGAGGCCGCACCGCTGCCCCCAGTGCGCCAAGACCTTCGTCTACCAGTTCAGCCTGACCAAGCACCAGCAGCTGCACTCGGGCGAGCGCGCGCACGCCTGCCCCCAGTGCGGCAAGGCCTTCGTCTTCAAGTCGGACCTGAGCGTCCACGCGCGCTCCCATTCCGGAGAGACGCCGTACCGCTGCAGCCTCTGCGCCAAGGAGTTCCGCCACCGGAGGGCGCTCACCATGCACCTGCAGGGCCACACGGGCGAGCGGCGCCACCACTGCCCCTACTGCCCCAAGAGCTTCCTGGACCTGGGCAACTTCAAGCGGCACAAGCGCATCCACACCGGGGAGAAGCCGTATGGCTGCCAGCTCTGCGGCAAGAACTTCACGCAGTCGGCCCACCTGAAGAAGCACTTCCTCACTCACAAGTGactggctgggctgggctgggctgggctgggcgggacgagggctgggctgggggggagcTGCGTTTCCCTTTCAGAaatgcagtttcagtgtttaacGCTCACTCACCAAGTGCCCTCTGCAGGAAAGCAGCCCTCTGACGTCTGACCTCTACTGACTGACAGCAAACATCAGGAAGATGTTTGAGCATCTGATGTCTGTTGGGAGGAATTTGAATGCAgttgcttttttgtttcatgCAGACCGTCCCGCAGCGCAGTGCCCTGAGTGGGACGTCCTGTAGCACAGTGCTTTGAGAGATGTTTTTGGGTGCTGTGG
The nucleotide sequence above comes from Anguilla rostrata isolate EN2019 chromosome 7, ASM1855537v3, whole genome shotgun sequence. Encoded proteins:
- the LOC135258458 gene encoding zinc finger and SCAN domain-containing protein 21-like isoform X1, producing the protein MHENDFQTQLAAVMEILVKAAMRETTKLYETGVLQLRIEMAQIKQENESLKSRLRFSELMWRHKERQEERQGDTVDDPNQKCPRTEADSGPGECRRGPRPCSDPPGPQNGDEEEEEEGMTVLNPSSALKEESPEMEFVLIKQEDSDIEECFHEAPPIQQKRGAVLSGSLAPVAVAPAEGQRTGPEPDRPKPGLRGQGSCGKPAPGRKRSPLPNRGGSLQGETGGGANVLSSPWEMRQDPAEAWPAAPEQQGVGYAPLPPLPLSRYGSSYLTEFARGDQGAQLHDSVSATQRDGCSGDGAEQEGAGYEQEGAGHIVSHQLLHGWSCVPGEPVRALPSDSRQGQQEVSTFQCGQCGRVLSSAVALEAHRSVHTGERPYPCPQCAKAFPSLRGLTRHSHVHSSERPHRCPQCAKTFVYQFSLTKHQQLHSGERAHACPQCGKAFVFKSDLSVHARSHSGETPYRCSLCAKEFRHRRALTMHLQGHTGERRHHCPYCPKSFLDLGNFKRHKRIHTGEKPYGCQLCGKNFTQSAHLKKHFLTHK
- the LOC135258458 gene encoding zinc finger and SCAN domain-containing protein 21-like isoform X2, which codes for MHENDFQTQLAAVMEILVKAAMRETTKLYETGVLQLRIEMAQIKQENESLKSRLRFSELMWRHKERQEERQGDTVDDPNQKCPRTEADSGPGECRRGPRPCSDPPGPQNGDEEEEEEGMTVLNPSSALKEESPEMEFVLIKQEDSDIEECFHEAPPIQQKRAPVAVAPAEGQRTGPEPDRPKPGLRGQGSCGKPAPGRKRSPLPNRGGSLQGETGGGANVLSSPWEMRQDPAEAWPAAPEQQGVGYAPLPPLPLSRYGSSYLTEFARGDQGAQLHDSVSATQRDGCSGDGAEQEGAGYEQEGAGHIVSHQLLHGWSCVPGEPVRALPSDSRQGQQEVSTFQCGQCGRVLSSAVALEAHRSVHTGERPYPCPQCAKAFPSLRGLTRHSHVHSSERPHRCPQCAKTFVYQFSLTKHQQLHSGERAHACPQCGKAFVFKSDLSVHARSHSGETPYRCSLCAKEFRHRRALTMHLQGHTGERRHHCPYCPKSFLDLGNFKRHKRIHTGEKPYGCQLCGKNFTQSAHLKKHFLTHK